In Gossypium arboreum isolate Shixiya-1 chromosome 5, ASM2569848v2, whole genome shotgun sequence, a single genomic region encodes these proteins:
- the LOC108454772 gene encoding BEL1-like homeodomain protein 11 → MVSRDSPPNPTSSMLHHFIVSDPINSRNQFGGQPFDAYGSTLRGNHNTFPQSLGLLPTIHSLGERMSRSMDLLPSPIVTDESDISQTRHLMDLLGAANETNHQTQRLSLSLGSHVLDPSLNSGIASPSYLLSRAEDREVCSPGVGNLRDDYNFTVNTFASPSTSLHRSLLTTYGAAESFATAIVNSRYLKPTESLLHELVNIGGKNVDENFFGKLYLGDRGGNARLSSELKAEFCSNEMLLPENELRIRLAKLIGLLEEVELRYEKYYQQMEEVVSSFESLAGLGAAKSYTALALQAMSRHFGNLRDAIISHINVIRRKFSHDLPRINRGLSQLSLFDRDSRQNRQCLQQQLGMIPRQRQAWRPIRGLPETSVAILRTWLFEHFLHPYPTDSEKIMLASQTGLTKNQISNWFINARVRLWKPMIEEMYKEEFEDSPQDSDPSFASSSMGREGITDQAED, encoded by the exons ATGGTTTCGCGAGATTCACCTCCAAATCCAACTTCCAGTATGCTGCACCATTTTATCGTCTCGGATCCTATTAATAGCCGAAACCAATTCGGAGGTCAACCTTTTGATGCCTATGGCTCTACTTTGAGAGGCAACCACAATACATTTCCCCAGTCCCTCGGTTTATTGCCTACCATTCATTCTCTCGGGGAAAGAATGTCCAGATCGATGGATCTCCTTCCATCTCCCATTGTCACTGATGAATCAGATATTAGCCAGACCAGACACTTGATGGACCTTCTTGGAGCAGCTAACGAGACCAACCACCAAACCCAAAGGTTGTCACTATCTCTCGGTTCTCACGTGCTTGATCCTTCCTTAAATTCTGGTATTGCAAGTCCTAGTTACTTGCTTTCCAGGGCTGAAGATAGAGAAGTTTGTAGTCCAGGCGTGGGAAACTTAAGGGATGACTACAATTTCACAGTTAACACATTTGCTTCACCTTCAACCTCACTGCACCGATCCCTATTGACTACGTATGGAGCAGCAGAATCATTTGCCACTGCTATAGTTAATTCGAGGTATCTAAAGCCAACTGAGTCCCTCCTACATGAACTTGTCAATATTGGTGGCAAAAACGTCGACGAAAATTTCTTTGGGAAGTTATATCTAGGAGACAGAGGAGGAAATGCAAGACTTTCCTCTGAACTAAAAGCAGAATTCTGCAGTAATGAGATGCTATTGCCCGAAAACGAGCTCCGAATTAGGCTTGCAAAGCTGATTGGATTACTGGAGGAG GTTGAGCTCAGATATGAGAAATACTACCAGCAAATGGAAGAAGTGGTTTCATCATTCGAGTCGCTAGCTGGTTTAGGAGCAGCAAAGTCGTACACTGCTTTGGCACTCCAAGCAATGTCCAGGCATTTTGGAAATCTAAGGGATGCCATAATATCGCATATTAATGTAATCAGAAGAAAGTTTTCGCACGATTTACCGAGAATCAACCGGGGATTGTCGCAGCTTAGCCTGTTCGATAGAGATTCTAGGCAGAACCGACAGTGCCTTCAACAACAACTTGGAATGATCCCAAGGCAAAGGCAAGCTTGGAGGCCTATTAGAGGATTGCCAGAAACCTCCGTAGCCATCCTTCGTACCTGGCTTTTCGAACACTTCCTTCACCC CTATCCAACAGATTCGGAGAAGATAATGTTAGCATCACAGACAGGCCTGACCAAGAATCAA ATATCAAACTGGTTTATAAATGCTCGAGTTCGATTGTGGAAGCCTATGATAGAAGAAATGTACAAAGAGGAGTTTGAAGACTCTCCTCAAGATTCTGATCCATCGTTTGCTAGCAGTTCCATGGGCAGGGAGGGGATCACTGATCAAGCTGAGGATTGA
- the LOC108454388 gene encoding uncharacterized protein LOC108454388, translating to MGKQPSAWITTQQKKRWPLMILLLLSLSTLMAFLIRSTFDSCSNGSSNNVGNFIREGQAEEKGGTHHQVNHNDEAPTPNPLDFMKSKLVLLVSHELSLSGGPLLLMELACLLREVGADVVLVTNQKQTESDDIIYSLEHKMLNRGVQVFSAKGQEAIDTALKADLVVLNTAVAGKWLDAVLKEHVADVLPKVLWWIHEMRGHYFKLEYVKHLPLVGGAMIDSHTTANYWKNRTRERLGIKMPETYVVHLGNSKELMEVAENRVAKLVLREHVRESLGVKNEDLVFALINSVSRGKGQDLFLRSFHESLKLIQESKLKVPPIHAVIVGSDMNAQTKFETELRNFVSQNNMQGRVHFVNKTLTVAPYLASIDVLVQNSQARGECFGRITIEAMAFQLPVLGTAAGGTMEIVVNGTTGLLHPAGKEGVMPLSNNIVKLATNVEKRLTMGKKGYERVKERFLEHHMSERIAKVLKEILLHKAKRHSES from the exons ATGGGTAAGCAACCCAGCGCATGGATTACAACCCAGCAGAAAAAGAGATGGCCACTGATGATTCTATTACTCCTTTCTCTATCAACACTCATGGCCTTCCTCATCAGATCCACCTTCGATTCTTGCAGCAACGGTTCTAGTAACAATGTCGGCAATTTCATCCGAGAAGGACAAGCAGAAGAAAAAGGGGGTACCCACCATCAAGTTAACCACAATGACGAAGCACCAACTCCAAATCCTCTCGATTTCATGAAGTCAAAACTCGTTCTCTTAGTCTCTCACGAACTCTCCCTTTCCGGTGGGCCTTTATTGTTAATGGAACTTGCATGTCTGCTAAGAGAAGTTGGCGCTGACGTTGTCTTGGTAACTAACCAGAAACAAACCGAATCTGATGACATCATTTACAGTTTAGAACATAAGATGTTGAATCGAGGGGTTCAG GTTTTCTCTGCCAAAGGTCAAGAAGCTATAGATACTGCTCTAAAGGCTGATTTGGTAGTTTTGAACACTGCGGTTGCTGGGAAGTGGCTGGATGCTGTTCTTAAAGAACATGTTGCTGATGTTCTTCCAAAGGTTCTCTGGTGGATTCATGAAATGCGAGGACATTACTTCAAGCTAGAATATGTTAAGCACCTCCCTTTAGTTGGAGGTGCCATGATTGATTCACACACCACAGCAAATTACTGGAAAAACCGGACTCGGGAACGATTAGG GATTAAAATGCCTGAAACATACGTTGTGCACTTAGGAAACAGCAAGGAACTAATGGAAGTGGCTGAAAATAGAGTTGCCAAACTGGTTCTCCGTGAGCATGTTCGTGAATCTCTTGGCGTGAAAAATGAAGATCTAGTCTTTGCTCTTATAAATA GTGTTTCCCGAGGGAAGGGTCAGGACCTATTTCTACGTTCATTTCATGAAAGTTTGAAGTTGATCCAGGAGAGCAAACTAAAGGTGCCACCAATTCATGCGGTGATAGTGGGAAGTGACATGAATGCTCAGACAAAGTTTGAAACAGAGCTGCGTAACTTTGTATCACAGAATAATATGCAGGGTCGAGTTCACTTTGTTAATAAAACCCTAACTGTAGCTCCTTATCTGGCTTCTATTGATGTTCTTGTTCAAAATTCTCAG GCCCGGGGAGAGTGTTTTGGAAGGATAACAATAGAAGCTATGGCCTTTCAGCTTCCTGTCCTG GGCACAGCTGCCGGTGGCACCATGGAGATAGTGGTAAACGGGACAACAGGCTTGTTGCATCCTGCTGGCAAAGAAGGCGTGATGCCCCTCTCAAATAACATCGTGAAACTAGCTACAAATGTAGAGAAGAGGCTGACGATGGGGAAGAAAGGATATGAAAGGGTGAAAGAGAGATTTTTAGAGCATCACATGTCCGAAAGAATTGCCAAGGTTCTGAAGGAAATACTGCTGCACAAGGCAAAGCGCCACTCTGAGTCTTGA
- the LOC108455729 gene encoding peroxidase 9, producing MAYLKVAFGFLVTAFLSATVSLAHPGLGFGWGGVGAPGGQSGAPSYGLFPQFYQFSCPQAEDIVISVLEKAIAKEPRMAASLLRLHFHDCFVQGCDASILLDNSATIVSEKNSLPNRNSVRGFEVIDEIKAKLEEACPQTVSCADILAMAARGSTVLSGGPSWELPLGRRDSKTASLSTSNNNIPPPNSTLQNLITLFQRQGLDEVDLVALSGGHTIGVARCATFKQRLYNQNGNNLPDQTLERTYYYGLKSVCPKSGGDNNISPLDFGSPVKFDNLYFKLILWGKGLLNSDEVLLTGNVGNTMELVKAYAKDENLFFKQFAKSMIKMGNISPLTAFNGEVRKNCRLVN from the exons ATGGCGTATTTGAAAGTAGCTTTTGGCTTCCTAGTAACAGCTTTCCTGTCAGCCACAGTTTCTCTGGCTCACCCTGGTTTGGGTTTCGGCTGGGGAGGTGTTGGTGCGCCAGGTGGTCAATCTGGTGCACCTTCATATGGCCTTTTCCCACAGTTCTATCAGTTTTCATGCCCTCAAGCTGAGGACATCGTCATTTCAGTTCTAGAGAAGGCCATAGCAAAAGAGCCTAGGATGGCTGCCTCTTTGCTAAGGCTTCATTTCCACGATTGTTTCGTGCAG GGCTGTGATGCATCCATATTGTTGGACAACAGTGCGACCATCGTTAGTGAAAAGAATTCACTACCAAACAGGAACTCCGTTAGAGGCTTTGAAGTGATTGATGAGATCAAAGCTAAACTAGAAGAAGCATGTCCCCAAACTGTTTCTTGTGCTGACATACTCGCAATGGCTGCTCGTGGTTCCACTGTCTTG AGCGGCGGACCATCTTGGGAGCTTCCACTTGGAAGAAGGGATTCAAAGACAGCGAGCCTCAGCACTTCAAACAACAACATCCCACCACCAAACTCCACTCTTCAGAACCTCATAACACTTTTCCAACGTCAAGGTCTTGATGAAGTAGACCTCGTTGCTCTCTCAG GAGGACATACCATTGGTGTAGCCAGGTGTGCGACCTTCAAGCAGAGACTCTACAACCAAAACGGAAACAACCTGCCAGACCAAACACTAGAAAGAACCTACTACTATGGCTTGAAATCTGTGTGTCCCAAGTCTGGCGGTGACAACAACATTTCACCTTTGGATTTCGGGTCCCCTGTAAAATTCGACAACCTTTATTTCAAGCTTATTTTGTGGGGAAAAGGACTGCTCAATTCGGATGAAGTGCTTTTGACAGGGAATGTTGGAAATACAATGGAGTTGGTCAAAGCTTACGCAAAGGATGAGAATCTCTTCTTTAAACAATTTGCCAAGTCCATGATTAAGATGGGCAACATTAGTCCTCTAACTGCTTTTAATGGGGAAGTAAGGAAGAATTGTCGCTTAGTTAACTAG
- the LOC108454500 gene encoding uncharacterized protein LOC108454500 has translation MMSLCFCSLISPRPSPLIYDSNFSWNLNLYRSVGPLTFSTHGNDRSFVAMVAQRGYEVDNISLQSPTIEAEEENEVVDELVNGSVIAEPVEEDTPRPVRVRKKRDDGDGSDDESFEDRFKLRNGREVFEEKAYLLGVERKGETSDSFAIEESLKELAQLADTAGLMVVGSTYQKLASPNPRTYIGSGKVAEIKSAIRAFEVETVIFDDELSPGQLRNLEKAFGGDVRVCDRTALILDIFNQRAATHEAALQVALAQMEYQLPRLTKMWTHLERQAGGKVKGMGEKQIEVDKRILRTQIGVLKKELESVRKHRKQYRNHRFSVPVPVVSLVGYTNAGKSILLNQLTGANVLSEDRLFATLDPTTRRVQMKNGSEFLLTDTVGFIQKLPTTLVAAFRATLEEISESSLLVHVVDISHPLAEQQIDAVEKVLAELDVSEIPKLMVWNKVDKVTDPEKIKLEAERREDIVCISALTGEGLLEFCNAVQEKLKDSMVPVEALVPFDKGELLSTIHQVGMVEKTEYTENGTFVKAFVPLRFARLLTPMRQLCKS, from the exons ATGATGAGCTTATGTTTTTGTTCTCTGATTTCTCCTCGTCCTTCACCTTTAATTTACGACTCCAATTTTTCATGGAATTTGAATCTTTACCGCTCCGTTGGCCCTCTCACTTTTTCTACTCACGGCAATGATAGGAGTTTCGTTGCCATGGTTGCTCAACGAGGATACGAAGTAGATAATATTTCACTGCAGAGTCCGACTATCGAGGCAGAGGAAGAAAATGAAGTGGTTGATGAACTCGTTAATGGATCCGTCATCGCTGAACCGGTGGAAGAGGATACACCGAGACCGGTAAGAGTTAGAAAGAAGAGAGATGACGGTGATGGTAGTGATGATGAAAGCTTTGAGGATAGATTCAAGCTACGAAATGGGAGGgag gTTTTTGAAGAAAAAGCTTATTTACTGGGCGTAGAGCGAAAAGGCGAGACGTCGGATTCTTTTGCCATCGAGGAGTCGCTGAAGGAGCTGGCTCAGCTGGCCGACACCGCTGGGCTTATGGTGGTTGGTTCAACTTATCAAAA GTTAGCTTCTCCCAACCCGAGGACATATATAGGATCAGGAAAGGTCGCAGAAATTAAGAGCGCAATTCGTGCTTTTGAGGTTGAGACTGTAATATTTGATGATGAACTCTCACCGGG GCAATTGCGCAATTTGGAGAAGGCATTCGGTGGGGATGTTAGAGTTTGTGATCGGACTGCTCTAATCCTGGATATCTTCAATCAGCGAGCTGCAACGCATGAAGCAGCTTTACAG GTTGCATTGGCTCAAATGGAATACCAATTGCCACGTCTTACTAAAATGTGGACTCACCTTGAGCGTCAAGCTGGAGGCAAGGTGAAGGGTATGGGTGAGAAACAAATTGAAGTGGACAAACGTATCTTACGTACTCAA ATTGGAGTTCTTAAAAAAGAGCTTGAATCTGTCAGAAAACATCGAAAGCAATATAGAAACCACCGGTTTTCTGTTCCCGTTCCTGTAGTATCTTTG GTTGGGTACACAAATGCTGGCAAGAGTATACTTTTAAATCAATTGACTGGAGCTAATGTTCTTTCAGAGGACCGACTGTTTGCTACCCTTGATCCAACAACAAGAAGGGTTCAG ATGAAAAATGGAAGTGAATTTCTTCTTACTGACACTGTTGGTTTCATCCAAAAGTTGCCAACAACCCTG GTTGCTGCATTCAGAGCTACATTAGAGGAGATATCTGAGTCTTCTCTTTTAGTGCATGTGGTGGACATCAG CCATCCCCTAGCAGAGCAGCAGATAGATGCTGTGGAAAAAGTTCTAGCAGAGCTAGATGTGTCAGAAATTCCAAAATTAATGGTCTGGAACAAG GTCGATAAAGTTACTGATCCGGAAAAGATCAAGTTAGAAGCAGAGAGAAGGGAAGATATTGTTTGTATATCTGCTTTGACTGGTGAGGGCTTGCTGGAATTCTGCAATGCTGTGCAGGAAAAACTAAAG GATTCCATGGTTCCGGTGGAAGCTTTAGTCCCATTTGACAAAGGGGAACTTCTGAGTACCATACATCAGGTTGGAATGGTGGAGAAAACT GAATATACCGAAAACGGGACATTTGTCAAGGCATTTGTCCCTCTTCGTTTTGCTAGGCTGCTTACCCCAATGAGGCAACTGTGTAAGTCATAA
- the LOC108457453 gene encoding cytokinin dehydrogenase 5-like, translating into MATKLLLTFAICRLIVTVGLTLDPTELLLLGVDAQLSVDPTDVKAASLDFGLLIGAQPPLAVMHPASSQDVAQFVKAAYGSNFGFTVSARGHGHSINGQAQTANGVVVQMSGSKGGSGMASGRKPPHPRVWPQERFVDVWGGELWIDVLRSTLQHGLAPKSWTDYLYLSVGGTLSNAGISGQAFNHGPQISNVHELDVVTGKGELLTCSEEQNSEMFHAVLGGLGQFGIITRARISLEPAPQRVRWIRVLYSNFSIFTSDQEYLISLHEQPASQKFDYVEGFVIVDEGLINNWRSSFFSPHNPVKISSLDPNGGVLYCLEIAKNYHESTASTVDQEVESLLKKLNFIPASVFTTDLPYVDFLDRVHKAELKLRSKGLWEVPHPWLNLFVPKSKIADFDKGVFKGILGNKTSGPILIYPINKNKWDHRSSAVTPDEDVFYLVALLRSALDNGEETHSLEYLTNQNRQILRFCDEAGITVKQYLPHYTTHQEWVDHFGNKWDRFYRLKMEFDPRHILASGQQIFTPTNMASWR; encoded by the exons ATGGCAACTAAGCTTCTTCTAACATTCGCTATTTGTAGATTGATTGTTACTGTGGGATTGACCTTGGACCCCACGGAGCTTCTCCTCCTGGGAGTTGACGCTCAACTCAGCGTCGACCCCACCGACGTTAAAGCCGCTTCTCTTGATTTCGGCTTGCTCATAGGAGCTCAGCCGCCGCTTGCTGTCATGCATCCGGCTTCTTCTCAGGACGTAGCTCAATTTGTAAAAGCAGCCTACGGGTCAAATTTCGGCTTCACAGTGTCAGCTAGGGGACACGGCCATTCTATAAACGGACAGGCTCAGACCGCAAACGGGGTGGTGGTTCAGATGAGTGGGTCGAAAGGAGGAAGTGGGATGGCATCAGGGAGGAAACCACCTCATCCTCGAGTGTGGCCTCAAGAGAGGTTCGTGGACGTGTGGGGTGGTGAGCTGTGGATAGATGTGTTGAGGAGTACCCTACAGCATGGACTCGCACCAAAATCATGGACGGATTACTTGTACCTTTCTGTTGGTGGAACGTTATCAAATGCTGGAATTAGTGGCCAAGCTTTCAATCACGGTCCACAAATTAGCAATGTCCACGAACTCGACGTCGTTACAG GGAAAGGTGAGCTTTTGACATGCTCAGAAGAGCAAAACTCAGAGATGTTTCATGCTGTTCTTGGCGGTTTAGGACAATTTGGAATAATCACCAGAGCTAGAATTTCTCTTGAGCCAGCTCCACAAAGG GTGAGGTGGATCAGGGTACTGTATTCCAATTTCTCGATTTTTACAAGCGACCAAGAATATCTGATTTCACTGCATGAACAACCAGCTAGCCAAAAATTCGACTATGTTGAAGGCTTCGTTATTGTAGATGAAGGTCTCATCAACAATTGGAGGTCGTCCTTCTTTTCCCCTCACAACCCTGTCAAAATTTCTTCTCTTGATCCTAATGGAGGCGTTTTGTATTGCTTGGAGATCGCCAAGAACTACCATGAATCTACTGCTTCTACCGTCGACCAG GAAGTAGAGTCGTTGTTGAAGAAATTAAATTTCATACCGGCATCCGTCTTTACAACTGATCTGCCGTATGTGGATTTCTTGGACCGGGTCCATAAAGCGGAGTTGAAGCTCCGATCCAAAGGTTTATGGGAGGTTCCCCACCCTTGGCTAAACCTCTTTGTCCCCAAATCAAAGATTGCTGACTTTGACAAGGGAGTCTTCAAGGGTATTTTGGGTAATAAAACAAGTGGACCGATTCTCATCTACCCGATAAACAAAAACAA ATGGGACCATAGGAGCTCCGCGGTTACGCCGGATGAGGATGTGTTTTACCTGGTGGCGTTACTAAGATCAGCCTTGGATAATGGGGAGGAAACCCATAGCCTGGAGTACCTAACCAATCAGAACCGTCAGATTCTCAGATTCTGTGATGAAGCTGGGATCACAGTGAAGCAGTATTTACCTCATTACACGACACATCAAGAGTGGGTGGACCACTTTGGAAATAAGTGGGATCGGTTCTATCGATTGAAAATGGAATTTGACCCTAGGCACATTTTGGCTTCAGGCCAACAGATTTTCACACCCACCAATATGGCTTCATGGCGATGA
- the LOC108457079 gene encoding LOW QUALITY PROTEIN: jacalin-related lectin 3-like (The sequence of the model RefSeq protein was modified relative to this genomic sequence to represent the inferred CDS: deleted 1 base in 1 codon) — translation MSTEDDKKPVSVGPWGGQGGTSWDDGVYCTIRQLVIAHGSGIDSVQIEYDTKGNSLWSRKHGGNGGSKTDKVKLDFPDEFLTSIHGYYGSLNQRGPIIVRSLTFHSNRKAYGPFGIEQGTSFSMNKGKIVGFRGRSGWYLDAIGVYSKPVLKLNPSKPIVNAQSLAATGPEKSGYSVIQGSVGESYDIVLAVRQRDGFVNPQPRELIRQNSSSSSSDDSSSISDSYESPSKVTGGVLTYGPWGGQGGTKFDDGTYTGIRQIVLSRNVGIVSLKVCYDREGQAVWGSKHGGTGGFKTERIMFDYPSEILTHITGTFAPLMYMGPNVIRSLTFYTNKGKHGPYGDEQGPSFTNKMNEGKIVGFLGREGLFLDAVGVHVMEGKVPPPKPSYSQAIIQSERPIAEIDNSPWSNKLVLARRGPVEEVACGVVKEPSPCGPGPWGGDGGRAWDDGVYSGIKQIFITKSEAICSIQIEYDRNGQSVWSPRHGGHGGTTTHRVKLDYPHEVLICISGYYGSINDEEKFKVIRSLTFYTSRGKYGPFGEEVGTYFTSTTTQGKVVGFHGRCSSYLDAIGVHMQHWLGNQKASKMSLFKIFS, via the exons ATG AGTACTGAGGATGATAAGAAGCCTGTATCAGTTGGACCATGGGGAGGCCAAGGCGGCACTTCTTGGGATGATGGAGTTTACTGCACGATAAGGCAATTGGTGATAGCTCATGGATCCGGCATTGACTCGGTCCAGATTGAGTATGATACTAAAGGGAACTCTCTTTGGTCAAGGAAGCATGGAGGAAATGGAGGCTCTAAGACAGATAAG GTCAAACTTGATTTTCCAGACGAGTTTCTTACTTCAATCCATGGGTACTATGGGAGCCTGAACCAACGAGGACCAATTATTGTTCGTTCGCTAACTTTCCATAGCAACAGGAAAGCATATGGACCCTTTGGTATTGAACAAGGAACTAGTTTCTCAATGAACAAAGGCAAGATCGTTGGATTCCGTGGCAGGagtggttggtatttggatgcaATTGGAGTGTATTCAAAGCCAGTACTAAAACTAAACCCTTCAAAGCCTATTGTTAATGCCCAAAGTTTAGCTGCTACTGGGCCTGAAAAAAGTGGCTATTCAGTGATCCAGGGAAGTGTTGGAGAAAGCTACGACATTGTTCTAGCTGTGAGGCAGAGGGATGGATTTGTGAATCCCCAGCCAAGGGAACTCATAAGGCAAAATTCTAGCTCTAGTAGCTCTGACGATTCGA GTTCCATTTCGGACTCCTATGAAAGTCCCTCCAAGGTTACCGGA GGAGTGTTAACTTATGGACCCTGGGGTGGCCAAGGTGGAACCAAGTTTGATGATGGAACCTATACTGGTATAAGGCAAATCGTTTTATCACGCAATGTTGGAATTGTATCATTGAAGGTTTGCTATGATCGTGAGGGACAAGCAGTATGGGGAAGCAAACATGGAGGGACCGGAGGATTCAAAACTGAAAGA ATAATGTTCGATTATCCATCAGAAATTTTGACACACATCACAGGAACGTTTGCGCCTTTAATGTATATGGGGCCTAATGTGATAAGGTCGCTTACATTCTACACCAACAAAGGAAAACATGGACCATATGGAGATGAACAAGGACCTTCTTTCACTAACAAAATGAATGAAGGCAAGATTGTTGGATTCCTTGGCAGAGAGGGTTTATTCCTGGATGCTGTTGGTGTACATGTAATGGAAGGGAAAGTACCACCTCCGAAACCATCTTATTCCCAAGCAATCATCCAAAGTGAAAGGCCTATAGCTGAGATCGATAACTCTCCATGGTCTAACAAACTAGTTCTAGCAAGGAGAGGACCAGTTGAAGAG GTTGCTTGTGGTGTTGTAAAAGAACCATCACCATGCGGACCTGGTCCTTGGGGAGGGGATGGAGGGAGAGCATGGGATGACGGAGTGTATTCTGGGATTAAGCAAATATTTATTACCAAATCTGAAGCTATTTGCTCGATTCAAATCGAGTACGATCGAAATGGACAATCTGTTTGGTCTCCAAGACATGGAGGCCATGGAGGCACCACCACACATAGG GTAAAACTGGATTACCCGCACGAGGTACTCATCTGCATATCAGGCTATTATGGCTCCATAAATGATGAAGAGAAATTCAAAGTTATAAGGTCGTTAACATTTTATACCAGCAGAGGGAAGTACGGTCCATTCGGTGAGGAGGTAGGCACATATTTCACTTCAACTACAACACAGGGGAAGGTGGTGGGGTTCCATGGGAGATGCAGCTCTTACTTGGATGCTATTGGAGTTCATATGCAGCACTGGCTGGGAAATCAGAAAGCCTCTAAGATGTCTCTCTTCAAAATTTTCAGTTGA
- the LOC108454520 gene encoding probable ubiquitin-conjugating enzyme E2 18, with protein MTSSSAHSRKALSKIACNRLQKELVEWQVNPPAGFKHKVTDNLQRWIIEVNGAPGTIYANETYQLQVDFPEHYPMEAPQVIFIPPAPLHPHIYSNGHICLDILYDSWSPAMTVSSICISILSMLSSATVKQRPTDNDRYVKNCRNGRSPKETRWWFHDDKV; from the exons ATGACTAGCTCCTCCGCTCATTCACGCAAG GCTTTAAGCAAGATCGCATGTAATAGACTCCAGAAAGAGTTAGTGGAGTGGCAAGTTAATCCACCTGCCGGATTTAAGCACAAAGTAACTGATAATCTCCAAAG ATGGATAATCGAAGTCAACGGAGCCCCTGGAACGATTTATGCGAATGAAACTTATCAGCTTCAAGTTGATTTTCCTGAGCATTACCCTATGGAGGCACCCCAG GTGATTTTCATCCCTCCGGCTCCTCTACATCCTCACATTTATAGCAATGGACATATTTGTTTAG ATATTCTGTATGATAGCTGGTCCCCGGCTATGACTGTCAGTTCCATTTGTATCAGCATCCTCTCCATGTTATCAAGCGCAACTGTGAAG CAACGGCCAACTGATAATGATCGATACGTTAAGAACTGTCGGAATGGGAGATCTCCCAAGGAGACGAGATGGTGGTTCCATGATGATAAAGTGTAA